A region of Streptomyces sp. NBC_01267 DNA encodes the following proteins:
- a CDS encoding DUF397 domain-containing protein, translating to MAIQQGAATNWIKSSYSAGNGACVEVKSPSVQAISVRDSKVTAGPRIDFAPGSWTAFVTDVSRGAFDLG from the coding sequence ATGGCAATTCAGCAAGGCGCAGCAACGAACTGGATCAAGTCGTCGTATTCCGCCGGAAATGGCGCGTGCGTGGAGGTCAAGTCCCCCTCCGTTCAGGCCATTTCCGTACGGGATTCCAAGGTCACCGCGGGGCCCCGTATCGATTTCGCCCCCGGATCATGGACTGCGTTCGTCACGGACGTGAGCCGGGGCGCCTTCGACCTCGGCTGA
- a CDS encoding SDR family oxidoreductase, which produces METDPLETRATEQPGEQPTGSPSGSLTGKTVVVSGVGAGLGHQVAAAVVRDGGNAVLGARTEANLVKCAAEIDPSGARTALLATDIGDEAQCDALAALAVERFGGIDAVVHVAAWDSYFGGIQDADFSTWQGVIDVNLLGTLRMTRACLPGLKARGGAVVIVGTQSAVAAPSEVHQAAYAASKGALTSAMYSMARELGPYRIRVNTVLPGWMWGPPVQAFVQFTAHTEQIPEADVLARLTDRMALPELATDGDVAEAAIFLASDRSRAITGQSLLVNAGELMR; this is translated from the coding sequence ATGGAAACCGACCCCCTGGAAACCCGCGCTACCGAACAGCCCGGCGAACAGCCCACCGGATCGCCTTCCGGTTCGCTCACCGGGAAGACCGTCGTCGTGTCGGGCGTGGGCGCCGGGCTCGGTCATCAGGTGGCCGCGGCCGTCGTACGGGACGGGGGCAACGCCGTGCTCGGCGCCCGCACCGAGGCGAACCTCGTGAAGTGCGCCGCCGAGATCGACCCGTCGGGCGCGCGCACCGCCCTGCTGGCCACGGACATCGGCGACGAGGCACAGTGCGACGCACTGGCCGCGCTGGCGGTCGAGCGGTTCGGAGGGATCGACGCGGTCGTCCATGTCGCCGCCTGGGACAGCTACTTCGGTGGAATCCAGGACGCCGACTTCAGCACCTGGCAGGGCGTCATCGACGTCAATCTGCTCGGCACGCTGCGGATGACGCGGGCCTGCCTGCCGGGCCTCAAGGCGCGGGGCGGGGCGGTCGTCATCGTGGGGACACAGTCGGCCGTCGCCGCCCCGTCAGAGGTGCACCAGGCCGCGTACGCCGCGTCGAAGGGGGCGCTCACCTCGGCGATGTACTCGATGGCGCGCGAGCTGGGGCCGTACCGGATCCGGGTCAACACCGTGCTGCCCGGCTGGATGTGGGGCCCGCCGGTGCAGGCGTTCGTCCAGTTCACCGCGCACACCGAGCAGATCCCGGAGGCGGACGTCCTGGCGCGGCTCACCGACCGGATGGCACTGCCCGAACTCGCCACGGACGGAGACGTGGCGGAGGCCGCGATCTTCCTGGCCTCCGACCGCTCGCGAGCGATCACCGGCCAGTCGCTGCTGGTCAACGCCGGTGAACTGATGCGCTGA
- a CDS encoding helix-turn-helix domain-containing protein, which produces MADEVTAVEEGSGRAALGRTLRYLREKSGKSLSQLAGETRYDKSYLYRLEVSQRLSKLAVMEDLDRHYETGGLLVQLWKVARREVFKNKYKEVVRLELTARIMHVFTLGLPGLLQTEEVARALLSGDQETESEAELVEDQVIARLGRKQLLYRNPAPSVRIIMDEYALRRSVADAEEWEAQLEHLIEVAELPLVTLQILPFSAGAHHLMHGSLTLLWQEDGSAVAYTEGNRCAELMEDPADVTRARLSYDRLRDLALPPSDSIAFIRGVLKEHRE; this is translated from the coding sequence ATGGCCGACGAAGTCACCGCTGTAGAAGAGGGGTCGGGGCGCGCGGCGCTCGGGCGAACCCTGCGGTATCTGAGGGAGAAATCCGGGAAATCACTGAGCCAGCTGGCCGGCGAGACGCGGTACGACAAGAGCTATCTGTACCGGCTGGAGGTGAGCCAGCGGCTGTCGAAGCTCGCGGTGATGGAGGACCTGGATCGGCACTACGAGACCGGGGGGTTGCTGGTGCAGCTATGGAAGGTGGCTCGGCGGGAGGTGTTCAAGAACAAGTACAAGGAAGTCGTACGGCTGGAACTCACCGCCCGGATCATGCACGTCTTCACTCTTGGGCTCCCCGGGCTGTTGCAGACCGAGGAAGTGGCTCGTGCACTGTTGTCCGGGGATCAGGAAACGGAGAGCGAGGCAGAGCTCGTGGAGGACCAGGTCATAGCGCGCCTGGGTCGGAAGCAGTTGCTCTACCGCAATCCGGCTCCCTCGGTCCGGATCATCATGGACGAGTACGCGCTACGACGGTCGGTGGCTGACGCCGAGGAGTGGGAAGCACAGCTGGAGCACCTCATCGAGGTGGCCGAGTTGCCGTTGGTCACCCTTCAGATTCTGCCCTTCTCTGCAGGAGCCCATCATTTGATGCACGGCTCACTTACCCTGCTGTGGCAGGAAGATGGGAGCGCAGTTGCCTACACGGAGGGCAATCGGTGCGCCGAGTTGATGGAAGATCCGGCCGACGTCACGCGAGCCCGTCTGTCCTACGATCGGCTGCGAGATCTGGCGCTGCCCCCGTCCGACTCCATTGCTTTCATCAGGGGCGTCCTGAAGGAGCACAGAGAATGA
- a CDS encoding DUF397 domain-containing protein encodes MNRTPDLSNACWRKSSYSDGGLNNCVEVADNFPGLIPVRDSKAPTGPALVFPAAAWTAFVQDVRADAP; translated from the coding sequence ATGAACCGCACGCCCGACCTCTCCAATGCCTGCTGGCGCAAGTCCAGCTACAGCGACGGCGGCCTCAACAACTGCGTCGAGGTAGCCGACAACTTCCCCGGGCTCATCCCCGTACGCGACAGCAAGGCCCCCACCGGCCCCGCGCTCGTCTTCCCAGCTGCCGCCTGGACGGCCTTCGTCCAGGACGTACGGGCAGACGCACCGTAA
- a CDS encoding ADP-ribosylglycohydrolase family protein gives MSTGTAALWGRAEQQDFRSRVRGCLLGGALGDALGAGVAGLSLAAIREAHGAGALTDLTPVHGRRGAVTAVTQLSLFTVDGLIRAQVRRDTGAWHPPTDVHRAHLRWAATQRDWGPDERRADNGWLGCEEWLYQRRDPARACLNGFGDEVMGTLEKPKNPEARDASAVSRSAPFGLLVGWEPGLVFQLAVECAAQTHGHPTGCLSAGAFAVIVHGLARGDSLDAAVQQALGQLTPRPGHQPVTDALQHALGTVRQGMPNPERVEKLGDGSLAEDALAIGVYCALVGEDVRHGLRLAVNHSGPSQATGAICGSLLGALHGETALPPAWLSELEGRATVLELADDFAMEMTQGPALHGPALTTPGWLARYPRG, from the coding sequence GTGAGCACAGGGACCGCTGCCCTCTGGGGCCGTGCGGAGCAGCAGGACTTCCGCAGTCGTGTTCGCGGCTGTTTGCTCGGCGGTGCTCTCGGTGACGCGCTCGGCGCCGGTGTCGCCGGGCTCAGCCTGGCAGCGATACGGGAGGCCCACGGCGCCGGCGCCCTCACCGACCTCACTCCCGTACACGGCCGACGTGGTGCGGTGACCGCCGTCACCCAGCTCTCCCTGTTCACCGTGGACGGGCTGATCCGGGCCCAGGTGCGCCGCGACACGGGCGCCTGGCACCCGCCCACCGATGTGCACCGCGCGCATCTGCGGTGGGCCGCCACCCAGCGTGACTGGGGGCCCGACGAGCGCCGTGCGGACAACGGCTGGCTCGGCTGCGAGGAGTGGCTGTACCAGCGCAGGGACCCGGCGCGGGCCTGTCTGAACGGGTTCGGCGACGAGGTGATGGGGACCCTGGAGAAGCCCAAGAACCCCGAGGCCCGGGACGCCTCTGCCGTCAGCCGGTCCGCGCCCTTCGGGCTGCTCGTCGGGTGGGAGCCGGGGCTCGTCTTCCAACTGGCCGTCGAGTGCGCCGCGCAGACCCACGGCCATCCGACCGGGTGTCTCAGCGCCGGGGCGTTCGCCGTGATCGTGCACGGGCTGGCGCGCGGGGACAGCCTCGACGCGGCCGTGCAGCAGGCGCTCGGGCAGCTGACCCCGCGCCCGGGGCACCAGCCGGTCACCGACGCCCTGCAGCACGCGCTCGGCACCGTACGCCAGGGCATGCCGAACCCGGAGCGGGTCGAGAAGCTCGGCGACGGCTCGCTGGCCGAGGACGCGCTCGCGATCGGTGTGTACTGCGCGCTGGTCGGCGAGGACGTACGGCACGGGCTGCGGCTCGCGGTGAACCACAGCGGTCCCTCGCAGGCGACCGGCGCGATCTGTGGCAGCCTGCTGGGCGCCCTGCACGGCGAGACCGCGCTGCCGCCCGCCTGGCTGTCGGAGCTGGAGGGCCGGGCCACCGTGCTCGAACTCGCCGACGACTTCGCCATGGAGATGACCCAGGGTCCGGCACTGCACGGGCCCGCACTCACCACACCGGGGTGGCTGGCGCGGTACCCACGGGGGTGA
- a CDS encoding sodium:solute symporter family protein, with translation MNSLDWTVLIGYFGVMIAIGVWSHKRVDDVSDFFTAGGRMPWWLSGISHHMSGYSAVMFTGYAGISYQYGLTSMVTWSLPIAIGIGIGAKLFAPRLNRLRSRLHVASPLEYLKDRYNIQTQQALAWSGLLLKIVDVGAKWAAIATLLAVFTGITITQGILITGVITAVYCTVGGLWADALTELGQFIIQLIAGVAMLVATMGKLGGFSAIWTVWDKLPSGHTDPTAGPYTVTFLLAYLFIKTFEYNGGMWNQAQRYMATDSARSATRSATLSSLLWLVWPVVLFFPMWCAPLLVHAQKPDASDSYALMTESLLPHGLLGLVVVGFFSHTMAMCSSDANAISAVFTRDIAPAVSRAAREWSSRTGLLAARVSTLGFLALSMALATQINSPTFKDIISVVIKWVAGLMGPIAIPFMLGLLRSFRKSGPTAALVSWAAGLLAFYFTNYHLDGSVNTGVALEWQVSLPLAISLVLYVLIGFVKPEDTPERDAIIAKVNADGDGPDGAGAAVPAQAGARDGARDRKVTGREGADG, from the coding sequence ATGAACAGTCTCGACTGGACCGTGCTCATCGGTTACTTCGGCGTGATGATCGCGATCGGCGTCTGGTCCCACAAACGTGTGGACGACGTCAGCGACTTCTTCACCGCCGGCGGCAGAATGCCCTGGTGGCTATCGGGTATCTCGCACCACATGTCCGGCTACAGCGCGGTGATGTTCACCGGGTACGCCGGAATCTCCTACCAGTACGGCCTCACCTCCATGGTGACCTGGTCGCTGCCGATCGCCATCGGCATCGGGATCGGCGCGAAGCTCTTCGCCCCCCGGCTCAACCGGCTCCGCTCACGTCTGCACGTGGCATCGCCGCTGGAGTACCTGAAGGACCGCTACAACATCCAGACCCAGCAGGCGCTCGCCTGGTCCGGTCTGCTGCTGAAGATCGTGGACGTCGGCGCCAAGTGGGCGGCCATCGCCACCCTGTTGGCCGTGTTCACCGGCATCACCATCACCCAGGGCATCCTGATCACCGGCGTGATCACGGCCGTCTACTGCACGGTCGGCGGCCTGTGGGCCGACGCGCTCACGGAGCTGGGGCAGTTCATCATCCAGCTGATCGCCGGTGTCGCGATGCTGGTCGCCACCATGGGCAAGCTGGGCGGCTTCAGCGCGATCTGGACCGTCTGGGACAAGTTGCCCAGCGGCCACACCGACCCGACGGCCGGGCCGTACACGGTGACTTTCCTGCTGGCGTACCTCTTCATCAAGACCTTCGAGTACAACGGCGGCATGTGGAACCAGGCCCAGCGCTACATGGCCACCGACTCCGCACGCTCCGCGACCCGTTCGGCCACGCTCTCCTCCCTGCTGTGGCTGGTGTGGCCCGTGGTCCTCTTCTTCCCCATGTGGTGTGCCCCGCTGCTGGTGCACGCGCAGAAGCCGGACGCGTCCGACTCGTACGCCCTGATGACCGAGTCGCTACTGCCGCACGGGCTGCTGGGCCTGGTCGTCGTCGGCTTCTTCTCGCACACGATGGCCATGTGCTCCTCCGACGCCAACGCCATCTCGGCCGTCTTCACCCGGGACATCGCCCCGGCCGTCTCCCGGGCGGCCCGCGAGTGGAGCAGCCGCACCGGTCTGCTGGCCGCGCGGGTCTCGACGCTCGGCTTCCTGGCCCTGTCGATGGCGCTGGCGACGCAGATCAACTCGCCGACGTTCAAGGACATCATCTCGGTGGTCATCAAGTGGGTCGCCGGTCTGATGGGCCCGATCGCGATCCCGTTCATGCTCGGCCTGCTGCGCAGCTTCCGGAAGTCCGGGCCGACGGCGGCGCTGGTCAGCTGGGCGGCCGGGCTGCTCGCGTTCTACTTCACCAACTACCACCTGGACGGCTCGGTCAACACCGGTGTCGCGCTGGAGTGGCAGGTCTCGCTGCCGCTGGCGATCTCGCTGGTGCTCTACGTCCTCATCGGCTTCGTGAAGCCGGAGGACACCCCGGAACGCGACGCGATCATCGCGAAGGTGAACGCGGACGGCGACGGTCCGGACGGGGCCGGGGCGGCTGTGCCGGCGCAGGCCGGGGCGCGGGACGGGGCCCGGGACAGGAAGGTGACGGGGCGCGAAGGCGCGGACGGCTGA
- a CDS encoding DUF4232 domain-containing protein yields MRIHKLTIAALAVAAGLSLTACQSDNAAATGKSDQSSTSTDAAASTSGSGSDSGSSDQGSGKGTAAGTSSTSGKGTATETSANGKGTAAGTGSHASGSGIGKCLTSDLKISATDNTIDGDPDATVVVALTNASGHDCRISGYAGVDLKTNAGTISAKRTGQETISTVLKNGKEIDFPINYPFNKTGGTGVRITGLVVTPPDETHSVTLNWPGEASLPATDGSGEPVKIGPIGSAGQGGE; encoded by the coding sequence ATGCGCATTCACAAGCTCACCATCGCCGCCCTGGCCGTTGCCGCCGGTCTCTCGCTCACGGCCTGCCAGAGCGACAACGCCGCCGCCACCGGAAAGAGCGACCAGTCGTCCACGTCCACCGATGCTGCCGCGTCCACCTCGGGCAGCGGTTCGGACTCGGGCAGTTCGGATCAGGGCAGCGGGAAGGGTACGGCCGCCGGAACGAGCTCCACCAGCGGGAAGGGCACGGCTACCGAGACCAGCGCCAACGGGAAGGGCACGGCCGCTGGTACGGGCTCCCACGCGAGCGGCAGCGGCATCGGCAAGTGCCTCACCTCCGACCTGAAGATCTCGGCGACGGACAACACCATCGACGGCGACCCCGACGCCACCGTCGTGGTGGCGCTCACGAACGCCAGCGGCCACGACTGCCGGATCTCCGGATACGCGGGCGTCGACCTGAAGACCAACGCGGGGACCATTTCCGCGAAGCGCACGGGTCAGGAGACCATCTCGACCGTCCTCAAGAACGGGAAGGAGATCGACTTCCCGATCAACTACCCGTTCAACAAGACGGGCGGCACCGGTGTCCGCATCACGGGTCTCGTCGTGACCCCGCCGGACGAGACGCACTCGGTCACCCTCAACTGGCCGGGCGAGGCCTCGCTGCCCGCCACGGACGGCTCCGGCGAGCCGGTGAAGATCGGCCCGATCGGAAGCGCCGGTCAGGGCGGCGAGTGA
- a CDS encoding helix-turn-helix domain-containing protein, which produces MASNVNPTVRRRRLGQELRKLREQKNMTAEQVAERLLVSQSKISRLENGRRSISQRDVRDLCGVYEVEDLRIVDSLMQMAKDSRQQGWWHAFGDIPYSVYIGLETDAASIRVYESQVLPGLLQTSRYAEALITGAMPETSTTDIEKRVQVRLRRQDRLRAADSPLRLWAVLDEATLRRLVGDRQAMIEQLESLIEWSQLPHVTLQVLPFAVGAHPGVTGQYAILEFPDAGDSSVVYIEGVTSDLYLEKSPDVQRYSVMYEHLRAQALNADQTREFISKVAKEFAL; this is translated from the coding sequence GTGGCGTCCAACGTCAATCCCACAGTCAGGCGACGCCGACTCGGCCAGGAGCTCCGCAAACTGCGTGAGCAGAAGAACATGACGGCCGAGCAGGTCGCCGAGCGTCTGCTGGTCTCCCAGTCGAAGATCAGCCGCCTGGAGAACGGCCGCCGTTCCATCAGCCAGCGCGATGTCCGCGACCTCTGCGGGGTGTACGAGGTCGAGGACCTCCGGATCGTCGACTCGCTGATGCAGATGGCCAAGGACTCCCGCCAGCAGGGCTGGTGGCACGCCTTCGGCGACATCCCGTACAGCGTCTACATCGGCCTGGAGACGGACGCCGCCTCGATCCGCGTGTACGAGTCGCAGGTCCTGCCGGGGCTGTTGCAGACCAGCCGGTACGCGGAGGCGCTGATCACCGGCGCCATGCCGGAGACCTCGACGACCGACATCGAGAAGCGCGTGCAGGTCCGCCTGCGCCGTCAGGACCGGCTCCGGGCCGCCGATTCCCCACTGCGGCTGTGGGCGGTGCTCGACGAGGCGACCCTGCGCCGCCTCGTGGGAGACCGCCAGGCGATGATCGAGCAGCTGGAATCCCTCATCGAATGGTCGCAACTCCCGCATGTCACCCTGCAGGTGCTGCCGTTCGCGGTGGGCGCGCATCCGGGAGTGACCGGGCAGTACGCCATTCTTGAGTTCCCCGACGCCGGCGATTCGAGCGTGGTCTACATCGAGGGCGTCACCAGCGATCTGTATCTGGAGAAATCGCCGGATGTGCAGCGGTACAGCGTCATGTACGAGCACTTGCGGGCGCAGGCCCTGAACGCCGACCAGACCCGTGAGTTCATCTCGAAGGTCGCGAAGGAATTCGCTCTCTGA
- a CDS encoding TetR/AcrR family transcriptional regulator, which yields MARVGLTRERLIQAGAELADEVGFEQVTVSELARRFDVKVASLYSHVKNSQDLKTGIALFALEELADRGAAAMAGRAGKDALAALGNVYRDYAQEHPGRYAATRMRLDPETAAASAGVRHAQMTRAILRGYDLTEPDETHAVRLLGGTFHGYISLELGGGFSHSAPDSQETWSRIIDALDALLRNWPAP from the coding sequence ATGGCACGTGTAGGACTGACCAGGGAACGCCTGATCCAGGCGGGAGCGGAACTGGCCGACGAGGTCGGCTTCGAGCAGGTGACCGTCTCGGAGCTGGCCAGGCGGTTCGACGTCAAGGTCGCGAGTCTCTACTCGCACGTGAAGAACTCGCAGGACCTCAAGACGGGCATCGCCCTCTTCGCCCTGGAGGAGCTGGCCGACCGGGGCGCCGCCGCCATGGCGGGCCGGGCTGGGAAGGACGCCCTGGCCGCCCTCGGGAACGTCTACCGCGACTACGCGCAGGAGCACCCCGGCCGTTACGCCGCGACCCGGATGAGGCTCGACCCGGAGACGGCAGCCGCCAGCGCGGGCGTCCGGCACGCGCAGATGACGCGGGCCATCCTGCGTGGTTACGACCTGACGGAGCCGGACGAGACGCACGCGGTCCGGCTCCTCGGCGGCACTTTCCACGGCTACATCAGCCTGGAGCTGGGGGGCGGCTTCAGCCACAGCGCCCCCGACTCGCAGGAGACGTGGTCGCGGATCATCGACGCCCTCGACGCCCTGCTGCGGAACTGGCCCGCGCCCTGA
- a CDS encoding GOLPH3/VPS74 family protein produces MGRSRRTIPEELLLLALDPTTGTTAQPQSLDLGLAGAQLVELALAGRIAPDGDRIAVVMARPTGDPTLDSALELLRRRGSPVRAVHWIGGPRLGLRQIYLAHLERCGMVHAVAGQMCGVLPTTRYQATETAISRDIRARLDSAIRTGVPPDPRTAALAALAHAVGLGKHLYPGNEGRSSRSRLRDLIRHDPMGGLVAHAVMDVQNGAVAQPRRTAPAPGNAAPMQSHHGPMARVAAH; encoded by the coding sequence ATGGGCAGGAGCCGCAGAACGATTCCGGAAGAGCTTCTACTGCTCGCTCTGGACCCGACCACGGGTACCACAGCGCAGCCGCAGTCGCTCGACCTCGGCCTGGCCGGGGCCCAGCTAGTAGAGCTGGCTCTGGCAGGACGGATAGCCCCGGACGGGGATCGTATCGCCGTGGTGATGGCACGGCCGACAGGAGATCCGACACTGGACTCCGCACTGGAACTGCTGCGCAGGCGTGGCAGCCCGGTTCGGGCAGTCCACTGGATCGGCGGGCCCCGGCTGGGGCTCCGCCAGATTTATCTCGCTCATCTGGAGCGGTGCGGCATGGTGCATGCCGTGGCGGGCCAGATGTGCGGAGTGCTGCCGACGACTCGCTACCAGGCGACGGAGACAGCCATCAGCCGGGACATCCGCGCCCGGTTGGACAGTGCGATCCGCACCGGCGTACCGCCGGACCCGCGGACCGCGGCGCTCGCCGCGCTCGCTCACGCAGTGGGGCTCGGCAAGCACCTCTACCCCGGCAACGAGGGGCGTTCATCGCGCTCCCGCCTCCGGGACCTGATCAGACACGACCCCATGGGCGGTCTCGTGGCGCACGCCGTGATGGACGTCCAGAACGGAGCGGTCGCACAGCCGCGCCGGACAGCACCGGCACCGGGTAACGCCGCGCCGATGCAGTCGCACCACGGGCCGATGGCCCGCGTGGCGGCGCACTGA
- a CDS encoding GDSL-type esterase/lipase family protein codes for MDTTDTEQNWITTPVTEDLLRGALDLERTEHGLLPHRLPARARAQCADGQLAMAEAQPSGVRLVFRTRATAVELDTLRTKMAYVGAPPRPDGVYDLLVDGRLAGQAGVNGGNVRLVDMTTGSVENRPGPVGTVRFPGLPEGVKDVEIWLPYNEITELVALRTDAPVEPATDRGRKVWLHHGSSISHGSDAASPTTIWPALAASRGGVELINLGLGGSALLDPFTARALRDTPADLISVKIGINIVNADLMRLRAFGPAVHGFLDTIREGHPTTPLLVVSPVLCPIHEDTPGPSAPDFSNLSEGRLQFMAAGDPAERAAGKLTLNVVRDELSRIVKQRATDDPHLYYLDGRELYGEADFAELPLPDQLHPDAATHHRIGERFGALVFGPGGPFTTDGA; via the coding sequence ATGGACACCACGGACACAGAGCAGAACTGGATCACGACGCCCGTCACCGAGGACCTGCTGCGCGGCGCCCTGGACCTGGAGCGCACCGAGCACGGGCTCCTGCCGCACCGGCTGCCCGCGCGGGCCCGTGCGCAGTGCGCCGACGGGCAGTTGGCCATGGCGGAGGCCCAGCCCTCCGGCGTACGGCTGGTGTTCCGTACCCGTGCCACTGCCGTCGAGCTGGACACCCTCCGTACGAAGATGGCCTACGTGGGCGCCCCGCCCCGGCCCGACGGGGTGTACGACCTGCTCGTCGACGGCCGCCTCGCCGGGCAGGCCGGTGTGAACGGCGGGAACGTACGGCTGGTGGACATGACCACCGGGTCCGTGGAGAACCGTCCGGGGCCGGTCGGCACCGTACGGTTCCCGGGGCTGCCCGAGGGCGTCAAGGACGTCGAGATCTGGCTGCCGTACAACGAGATCACCGAACTCGTCGCGCTGCGCACCGACGCCCCCGTCGAGCCCGCGACGGACCGGGGACGCAAGGTGTGGCTGCACCACGGGAGTTCGATCAGCCACGGCTCGGACGCCGCCAGCCCGACCACCATCTGGCCCGCGCTCGCCGCCTCGCGCGGTGGCGTGGAACTGATCAACCTGGGCCTGGGCGGCAGCGCGCTGCTCGACCCGTTCACCGCCCGTGCGCTGCGCGACACCCCCGCGGACCTGATCAGCGTCAAGATCGGCATCAACATCGTCAACGCCGACCTGATGCGCCTTCGCGCCTTCGGCCCGGCGGTGCACGGCTTCCTCGACACGATCCGCGAGGGGCACCCGACCACGCCGCTCCTGGTCGTCTCGCCCGTCCTGTGCCCCATCCACGAGGACACCCCGGGCCCCAGCGCACCGGACTTCAGCAACCTCAGCGAGGGGAGGCTCCAGTTCATGGCCGCGGGCGACCCCGCCGAGCGGGCGGCCGGGAAGCTGACGCTCAACGTCGTCCGGGACGAGCTGAGCCGCATCGTGAAGCAGCGGGCGACGGACGACCCGCACCTGTACTACCTCGACGGCCGCGAGCTGTACGGCGAGGCCGACTTCGCCGAACTGCCGCTGCCCGACCAGCTCCACCCGGACGCGGCCACCCACCACCGCATCGGCGAACGGTTCGGCGCGCTGGTCTTCGGGCCCGGGGGGCCGTTCACCACGGACGGTGCCTGA
- a CDS encoding PaaI family thioesterase — protein MAHLGARLAHIGPGRVHIVLPNRPELTQQHGYFHAGATSAVADSAGGYAAFTLFPEDTSVLTVEYKINLLAPAEGDHIEAVGTVLKPGRTLTVCQLEVFGVQGDRRTLVATGQQTLICVKGRSEQ, from the coding sequence ATGGCCCATCTCGGCGCGCGCCTGGCGCACATCGGGCCCGGCCGTGTGCACATCGTGCTCCCGAATCGGCCGGAACTGACCCAGCAGCACGGCTACTTCCACGCGGGCGCCACCAGCGCCGTCGCCGACAGCGCGGGCGGCTACGCCGCGTTCACCCTGTTCCCCGAGGACACCTCGGTGCTCACGGTGGAGTACAAGATCAACCTCCTGGCACCCGCCGAGGGCGATCACATCGAGGCGGTCGGTACGGTCCTGAAGCCCGGACGGACGCTGACCGTCTGCCAGTTGGAAGTGTTCGGGGTCCAGGGCGACCGGCGGACGCTCGTGGCGACCGGTCAGCAGACACTGATCTGCGTGAAGGGCCGATCCGAACAGTGA